The genomic segment CTGAGTTAGGATTAATTTTTTTATAAACTACTCTTGAAACATAATAAAAAATCAAAGCGATAACAATAATACCAAGTATATTTGCTAACATCAACTCACCCCTTTTAAAGAAGAAATATCCTGCCTTAATGACAGGATATCCTATATCAGAAGATTATTCAACTTCTTCAATAATATATTCTGATGTAATATTGGCATTTAAAGAAGCACTGGCAGAACAATATTTTTCTTCTGATAGTTCAATTGCTCTTTCAACTTTCTTTTCATCTAAATCTTTACCTTTTATTTTATAAATCAAATGAATATCTGTAAATCTTTTGGGATGTTCTTCAGCTCTTTCTGATTTAACCTCTATTTCTAAATCAACTAATTCCTGTTTCATTCTACCTAATATAAGAGCTACATCTACTCCAGTACATCCAGCTAAGCCATTTAAAATAAGTTCAGTAGGGCGAGGACCATTGTCATTCCCACCACTTTCTTTTTTAGCATCAACTGTTACACTATGGCCAGATGGAAGTTTACTTTCAAACTCCAATCCA from the Halanaerobiales bacterium genome contains:
- a CDS encoding OsmC family protein, producing MDMSVKWKGGLEFESKLPSGHSVTVDAKKESGGNDNGPRPTELILNGLAGCTGVDVALILGRMKQELVDLEIEVKSERAEEHPKRFTDIHLIYKIKGKDLDEKKVERAIELSEEKYCSASASLNANITSEYIIEEVE